A single genomic interval of Arachis duranensis cultivar V14167 chromosome 7, aradu.V14167.gnm2.J7QH, whole genome shotgun sequence harbors:
- the LOC107457947 gene encoding mitochondrial succinate-fumarate transporter 1: MKQEDGGAKAQAQGNLNSAPKAAIPPYMKAISGSLGGIVEASCLQPIDVIKTRLQLDRSGNYKGIAHCGTTIARTEGVRALWKGLTPFATHLTLKYALRMGSNAMFQSVFKDPKSGKISNQGRLLSGFGAGVLEALAIVTPFEVVKIRLQQQRGLSPELLKYKGPVHCARMIVKEEGILGLWAGAAPTVMRNGTNQAAMFTAKNAFDILLWSKHEGDGKVLLPWQSMISGFLAGTAGPICTGPFDVVKTRLMAQSREGGELKYKGMIHAIRTIYSEEGLRALWKGLLPRLMRIPPGQAIMWTVADQIIGLYERRHLKMAEL, translated from the exons ATGAAGCAAGAGGATGGTGGTGCAAAAGCACAAGCACAGGGTAACCTAAATTCAGCTCCAAAGGCAGCAATTCCACCTTACATGAAAGCAATCTCTGGCTCCCTTGGAGGGATTGTGGAGGCTTCTTGCTTGCAGCCAATTGATGTGATCAAGACCCGGTTGCAGCTTGATAGATCAGGGAACTACAAGGGGATAGCACATTGCGGCACCACCATTGCCCGGACTGAAGGCGTGCGTGCCCTGTGGAAGGGCTTGACGCCTTTTGCCACTCACTTGACCTTGAAGTATGCATTACGGATGGGATCCAACGCGATGTTTCAGTCCGTGTTTAAGGACCCCAAGAGCGGGAAGATCAGCAACCAGGGTAGGCTGCTTTCTGGCTTTGGTGCTGGGGTGCTTGAGGCTCTTGCTATTGTCACGCCTTTTGAG GTTGTGAAGATTAGGTTGCAGCAGCAGAGGGGACTAAGCCCCGAGCTTTTAAAATACAAAGGTCCCGTGCATTGTGCTCGAATGATTGTGAAGGAGGAAGGCATTCTTGGGCTTTGGGCAGGGGCTGCTCCTACTGTAATGCGTAATGGGACAAATCAAGCTGCCATGTTTACTGCCAAAAATGCTTTTGATATACTTTTATGGAGCaaacatgaaggagatggaaAAGTACTCCTACCATGGCAGTCTATGATTTCAGGGTTCCTTGCTGGCACCGCAGGCCCTATTTGTACTGGTCCCTTTGATGTGGTGAAAACAAGGTTGATGGCTCAGAGCCGAGAGGGGGGCGAACTGAAGTACAAGGGTATGATTCATGCCATCAGAACAATATATTCGGAGGAAGGACTTCGCGCCTTATGGAAAGGTCTGCTGCCTCGGCTCATGAGGATCCCGCCTGGCCAGGCCATTATGTGGACAGTGGCCGATCAAATCATTGGTTTGTATGAGAGGAGACATCTCAAAATGGCAGAATTATAG